TGAAACTCTTAAATGATGTAACATTTAATGACTTCGCCTCCAGCTTGTaaacaaaacatgcatttaCCACAGTAGGCAAACGGCTACAAGATACTTGTTACAAATTACCAAAATGACTTATTCAAACAAGGGTGCAAAGCAGCCACAAACAATTAGTTCATAGTTGGTGATCGCAGAAAATAACCTCAAAATAGCAAAGGAGTGTAACACAATGTGAAGAATCTGACCTTTAAAGTTACGGCGTATTTCAATATCCCCTTGGAGTTGACTGTAACCAAATAACACTGTGGTGCAGCGCTGGACCTCAGGACCTTGATGTCTGACCAAGTTTGTGTTATCTTCTTCAGGACAAGACCTCCTCcgtgcatacacacactaaAATCTGTAGCTCAGCAGTCACACACAGGTGTTGCATTCCCAAGTTCACTGTGGTGCAGAGTGACGGACAGAACAAGGGCACTGGGACAACTTTTCATGTCTCACAGGACAAGACCCACTCACACAGGCCCACTCACTGCCGATGTGGAAATAGAAATGTGGGtatttgacatacagtatgtgcgtAACATAAAACAAACCCTGCTTAATATCAGAATGAAAATGCTttatacaatttttaaaaaaaattcttatggTATACATTTTTCTACACTATTCTTCACTGGAAATCCAAGGAATCATATAGTTAATCGTTTTGAATGAGCTGAAGGATGTTGAACAATTCTCCTCCTAAACTACATGAATCGATGAAACCAGCAGCTGCAAAATGTTTTGTCACGAAGTGTATTCTCCAAAGAATCATAAATGAACATCATGGTGGGTTCCCCTCTTTTTTCCCAGGAAATAGCCCCAGAGAAACGACCAGCTGTTGTTAAATGTACCTGGTTCCTCTGCAGCTGTGAGGCAAACCACCGCTCAGCTTTATGTCACATATCCCATCTCCTGAATGTGAGCTTTATCATGTTTTTCCAAATCTACACAGATTTCTAAATACATTTTCTAAGCCCGACAAGCCTCATGCTTTCAGTGAAACATTATAAATTATAAGAGTAAGCTCTTTGCTGCTCCAGAAAAGGCATATAGATTAAACCAATGAATCACATCAGTTGGACTAAAACAGAGTGTCTCTGTTCTCCTGATGGTGTTCTCCTCCACAGCGGCAAACTAATCTGGCTTATTTGTCCATTTAAACAAGGAAACACATGTTTCTGCTCCAGACAAGgactgtgtgtgttgctgtgtgggTATCATATTGTATCAGCTGTTTTCTGTAGAGTCTAGTCTCCTGCTCAACATCAATAAGGACAGAATAAGTATGAAAAAACATCCCATGACACAAAGATTGTTTAACACCCCTCATTTCATATTCACTCATTCCAGTAACACTGCTCTCATGCTTGTTAGTCTGCCACAAGGAAGGTCATAAAGCCCAAGCTTATTACTTCAGATCTAATGGGCAGCCTCAGGCCTTcattttaaccccccccccacatacacaccctcagtcacacaccaacactgcTGATGTAGGCTAAATACTGTGTTTTCATCACTAACACAGCATACGTTTCCAAAGGATATGTCAGGCATACCACAGATATACCTTCTCAGGTAATAGAGGGATTGGAACTAAAGTCtgtctgaatttatttttaaacaattgGTTTTTGACAGTGTTATTGAGCTCCTAAACATTTGACTgcagttttttattttcaaatataatTGAACTTTACTACTGTCCTTCCTTATATtgccacaaataaaaaaaaagccacaacaGACACTCCACCACTCTACAAGTAGCATCAAGGGAGGATCAGATGCATGAGTTATGACCATGATTAAAACCAATAAAGCTGCAGCTGAAACAGGCATTCTAGGCTGTGTAATTaaggattttatttaatcacatataagataaatatagaaaaaaataaacaaaacattttttttaaattcagggaGGGACATTTAATTGCACCACAACTTTTACAGCAAAGAGTGTTATTCTGAAAAACGAACATGCCTGTGGTGAGATTTAAACCAGAGCTTATAAATAAACCTAAAATATAATATGCATGAATACATTACAAATTCTGCCACTATAATTTCACACGAGTCGGAAAAACAAGGTGTCTGTATGTGCGCTCACCCTGAGGGTTCAGCTGGTTGGAGCGCACCTTCCTCTCACTCGTCCTGTGAGCTGCGGGATCCCAGCTTTCATGCTTTTCGCAGCGGTGCACCGACCCACAGGTTAGACTGCAAAAAACACTGAACCAGTGTGGACAGGGGAGGTCTTTCTCCCTGCACACACAGAGCACGCTGCTCACGATGGGAGGGAAGTTTGATCTTGTTGGCAATGCCTCCCTGCTCTCCCCTTATTATTGCCTCAGTGTGACAGCAGAGAAATACAATCCTCCCATACTCGTTGATTTTAACGGATTTCTCTTTTCCTGTGTCTCTATGTCATCTGATGCAAATGATCATCCCTCTCCATGTCAAATGTACAATTAAATGATCCGTCTTTACTTCGCTGAAATTGAATGACATAGTTTTCTCATGGTAACCCATGACAATCATTAAGAAGCAGATATGATCAAAAACACCCAATTTATTCATAACTCTTCTGTAAGAAATACACGAATGAAAGACATTTTATCCAAGTTAATAGGCTTTTCACTGTGGCATCGACTGTATAAAATAGATAGCAAATGATGCAACTGTATGTTACGTAGAAGAACATTGAAGTGAGTAAATGTGTAGAAGTTGTGTTAGTTTAGTccagattcttcttcttttttgtattaaacATTGTGAGTAGCACGgcgacttttattttgaaggaaacCCTGTCGGGTCTGCATTGAAAGTGCGCATGCGCATAAATCAAAGCCGCACAAACAGATTcagaaaaagtaaaagtgaGAAACGCCACAGCAGTtgtgttaatttatttaattatttattatttatattttatatttctgatatattttatttcatattgtgTTCAATTTTATTCCTAGTTTTCGATAACATTTGTTGAAAACGATTTGTTTTGAAACCTGTCACCGGAAGTTGCGCTCAGTTTTTGTTGACTAGCCTGTAGCTAACATTGTGATGCTAGGTCACCGACGTGTTGAGCAGCCTGCCGGCCGCGGCGGACCGTGTCGGTGAATCTGGCGTCTCTCCCCCAACACAGGGAGGCTCCACGCCTGTCGTTCCGGGGCTGAAGCAGGAACGGAGTTTGGGGATAGATGGACGCGCTGCTGAGGGACGTGTCGGCCGCGGTGGAGCTGCTGGCGGTGGCTCGGCGGGGCGGTGCGGTGAAGCAGTGGGGGGAGCCGGAGCTGTCCAGAGCTTTCCGGTGGGGTCACTACTGCGAACGTGTATTTTCAAGATTCCATAATAACCCAGCGATTAGGAGGattgtggagcagcagctgcagatcACTAATCATAGTTTGCAAGTTGCTTTTCCTGGATTCCCAGAGATCTCCTTCAGCGACCTGTCGCGGTGTCAGCACCTGCTGCTCGTCGGTCTGCTGAGCAATCCAGAGCTGCCCAGCTCCATCATGAAGATGCTGTTTGACCCCCCAGTGAACCCCCAGCGGCCTCATCACGACGGTGTTACCGGCATGTGCAGCCGCATCGTTCAGTGTAAATCTGCCTGTAAAGTCCTGGGTGTCCTGGACGGCTCAGCtgctggtgctgatgctgaggTTCAGGGAGGGATGCTGATGGAGAGGCTGGATGCTTTGCTGAGTCAACGCAATGACGCCAGCATTACAGAGCACTTTCTAGGTTCTGTCCTTGAGGGATGTGAAGGAGAAGCGAGACAATTCTGTCGCATCATCGCTGCAGCTCTGCTGACAGCAAAAAACTCAGATGCACAAACTGCCTCACAGGATTTTCTGTTGGAATGGCTGCAGAAAAACACCCGTGTGTTGCAGCTCATGTGTTCTGCTTTGccagctgtgcttctgaaagatCTGGCCAAAGAACACGTGAAGTTTAGAGAATCATACTGTGATGTGCTGAAAAGGTGGGCCTCGGATATGGAGTACAGCTTAAGTGATGGTGAATGGGTTCAGACCGGCACAAACAGAACAGTGACCTTCCAGAGACTGACGGAACACTTCCAGGCGTTGTTTGATGGCTGTCCCTCTCTGAAGGAGGATGTCGGAAAAGAACTACAGGCTTTGAAAATGTCTGATGGAAACTTTGATGTCAAATGTCTGAGTGTTTGGGGGGATCTCCTGTCAGCATTAAACAAGTGACTGTCAGTCAGTTGGTCTTACAGTTTCTGTCTCCACTCGAAACAGTCCTCTGACATCTACGTTTGACTGAAGAATAGAAAAGTACTATCTTGGTATTTCCAAAATTAAAGTATCATAAGCACTAATAAAAACAGGAGTCTGTCAATAACAAAGGTTCTCCTTTGAGTGCAGACTAACACAAAATCAGACACACAATTGGCTGAACTGCATACAggatgaaatttaataaaaacatcaagGACACAAATTTTAGAAATGATCAGTTTGTGAATTTG
This region of Antennarius striatus isolate MH-2024 chromosome 4, ASM4005453v1, whole genome shotgun sequence genomic DNA includes:
- the fancf gene encoding Fanconi anemia group F protein, encoding MDALLRDVSAAVELLAVARRGGAVKQWGEPELSRAFRWGHYCERVFSRFHNNPAIRRIVEQQLQITNHSLQVAFPGFPEISFSDLSRCQHLLLVGLLSNPELPSSIMKMLFDPPVNPQRPHHDGVTGMCSRIVQCKSACKVLGVLDGSAAGADAEVQGGMLMERLDALLSQRNDASITEHFLGSVLEGCEGEARQFCRIIAAALLTAKNSDAQTASQDFLLEWLQKNTRVLQLMCSALPAVLLKDLAKEHVKFRESYCDVLKRWASDMEYSLSDGEWVQTGTNRTVTFQRLTEHFQALFDGCPSLKEDVGKELQALKMSDGNFDVKCLSVWGDLLSALNK